Below is a genomic region from Candidatus Methylomirabilota bacterium.
CGTACTCGTAGAGCACGCGGCCGAAGTCGAAGAGCGCGCCGAGGGCCTGCGGCGTGTTGAAGTCGTCGTCCATCGCGGACACGAACCGCTCGCGGTACGGCCGGAACGCCTCGGGCGGCGTCGCGGCGCCGGGCGCGCCCGACCAGAACGCCTGGACGTCGCCGATGAGGCGTGTCAGCCGTTCCAGCGCGCGCGCCGCCTCCTGCGCGCGCTCCTCCGACCACTCGAGTTGGTGGCGGTAGTGCGTGCCGAGAATCCAGAGCCGGAGCGCATCAGCGTCGTGGCGCTTGACGACCTCGCGGATCGTGAGCGTGTTGCCGAGCGACTTCGACATCTTCTCGGCGCCCATGTTGAGCATCCCGTTGTGGATCCAGTAGCGTGCGAACGTCTTCCCGGTGCCGGCCTCGGCTTGGGCGATCTCGCACTCGTGGTGAGGGAAGATCAGGTCCTCGCCGCCTCCATGGATGTCGAAGGGCTGCCCGAGGTACTTCCTCGACATCGCGGAGCACTCGATGTGCCAGCCGGGGCGTCCAGGGCCCCACGGGCTCTCCCACGACGGCTCCCCCGGCTTCGCCGCCTTCCACAGGGCGAAGTCACGCGGGTCGCGCTTGCGCTCGTCCACCTCCACGCGCGCGCCGGCGAGGAGCTCGTCCAGATTCCTGCCCGAGAGGCGACCGTAGGGCGGGAAGCTCCGGACCTCGAAGTACACGTCGCCGTCCACGATGTAGGCGAAGCCGCGGGCGACGAGCTGCTCGATGAGCTCGATCATCTCCGGGATGTTCTCGGTCGCCTTCGGCTCGACCTCGGCCGGCAGCACCCCGAGCGCCCGCATGTCCTGCCGTTCGGCCTCGATGTATCGCTCCGACACCTCGCGCGCGCTGACGCCCTCCTGGTTGGCGCGGCGGATGATCCGATCGTCCACGTCCGTGTAGTTCCGGACGAGCGTGACGCGGTACCCGCGGTGGCGGAGGTAGCGCCGGATCACGTCGAACACGATCGCGCTGCGCGCGTGACCGATGTGGGAGTAGTCGTAGGGGGTCACCCCGCAGACGTACATCCGGACCTCGCCCGGCGTGAGGGGGATCAGCTCCTCCTTGGTCCGCGTCATCGTGTTGTAGATCCGGAGGCTCACGCGCCCACCTCGACGCTCGCCACCGCCATCGCCGCGATGCCCTCGCGGCGCCCGAGCAGGCCGAGCCCCTCGGGGCTCTTGGCCTTCACGCTGACCCGGTCGGCGGCAAGCCCGAGCGCGTCGGCCAGGCGCTTGGCCATCTCCGGCAGGTGCGGCGCGAGCCGCGGCGCCTGGGCGAGCACCGTCGCGTCCACGTTGACGATCGTTCCGCCGCGCTCGGCCACGAGCGCCACCACGCGGCGGAGGAGGGCGAGGCTCGAGATCCCGCGGTAGCGCGGGTCTGTGTCCGGGAAGTGGCGACCGAGGTCGCCCAGCGCCAGCGCGCCCAGGAGCGCCTCGGCGATCGCGTGGGAGAGCACGTCGGCGTCGGAGTGGCCGCCGAGACCGAGGTCGCTCTCGACGGTCACGCCCCCGAGCACGAGGGGGCGGCCCTCGACCAACGGGTGGACGTCGAAGCCGAAGCCCGCACGCGTCACCGGCGCGCCGCGCGCCGCGCCCGGCGGAGGTCCTCGGGCGTGGTGATCTTGACGTTCTCGGGGAGCCCGCGCACGACGCGCACCGGGTGCCCGAGGCGCTCGACGAGCATCGCGTCGTCGGTGCCGACGACGCCGTCGCGCCGCGCCTTCTCGTGGGCCTCCCTGAGGAGGTCCGTGCGGAAGGCCTGCGGCGTCTGTACGGCCCAGAGCTCCGAGCGATCGAGCGTCGACTCCACGAGATCACCCCGGACGCGCTTGACCGTCTCCGCGACCGGCAGGGCGCAGATCGCGGCCCCCGACGCCTCCGCGGCGGCGACGACCGCATCGACGAGCTTCCGCGTGATGAGCGGGCGCACGGCGTCGTGGACCACCACGATCTGCGCGTCGTCGGGCACCGCCTGGAGCCCGAGCCAGACCGAGTCCTGGCGCGTGCGCCCGCCGGCGACGACCG
It encodes:
- the ispD gene encoding 2-C-methyl-D-erythritol 4-phosphate cytidylyltransferase, translating into MAKLAVVIPAGGLGTRFGGPTPKQFLRFGAATILAVTVRHFAAHRSVSAIVVAAPERYVTRARRVLTPLVRRAPLTVVAGGRTRQDSVWLGLQAVPDDAQIVVVHDAVRPLITRKLVDAVVAAAEASGAAICALPVAETVKRVRGDLVESTLDRSELWAVQTPQAFRTDLLREAHEKARRDGVVGTDDAMLVERLGHPVRVVRGLPENVKITTPEDLRRARRAARR
- the ispF gene encoding 2-C-methyl-D-erythritol 2,4-cyclodiphosphate synthase; translation: MTRAGFGFDVHPLVEGRPLVLGGVTVESDLGLGGHSDADVLSHAIAEALLGALALGDLGRHFPDTDPRYRGISSLALLRRVVALVAERGGTIVNVDATVLAQAPRLAPHLPEMAKRLADALGLAADRVSVKAKSPEGLGLLGRREGIAAMAVASVEVGA
- the cysS gene encoding cysteine--tRNA ligase; translation: MSLRIYNTMTRTKEELIPLTPGEVRMYVCGVTPYDYSHIGHARSAIVFDVIRRYLRHRGYRVTLVRNYTDVDDRIIRRANQEGVSAREVSERYIEAERQDMRALGVLPAEVEPKATENIPEMIELIEQLVARGFAYIVDGDVYFEVRSFPPYGRLSGRNLDELLAGARVEVDERKRDPRDFALWKAAKPGEPSWESPWGPGRPGWHIECSAMSRKYLGQPFDIHGGGEDLIFPHHECEIAQAEAGTGKTFARYWIHNGMLNMGAEKMSKSLGNTLTIREVVKRHDADALRLWILGTHYRHQLEWSEERAQEAARALERLTRLIGDVQAFWSGAPGAATPPEAFRPYRERFVSAMDDDFNTPQALGALFDFGRVLYEYGARASGDPDARRAFVSGVEELATLMRTLGFLARGVEPAGPPPEVARLVEARSDARSRRDFRRADGLRAEIERLGFAVEDTPSGPRVTRKDA